The Leopardus geoffroyi isolate Oge1 chromosome C1, O.geoffroyi_Oge1_pat1.0, whole genome shotgun sequence sequence aaaaagttacacatAGAgctaccatgtgacccagcaattccacccctaGGTATATATCTAAGTGAACTGAAAACATGTGtgcctaccaaaaaaaaaaaaaaaaaaaaaaagacgcatGAACATTCGTAGCAGCATTAATCCTTAGAGTCAAGAAGCAGacacaacccaagtgtccatcagctgtCAGTGGATCAACACTGTTACCGCCAGATGCCAAATTGGGAATATAATTTCTAACTGCTGTTTATTCTTGCAGCTTCAGGGTTCTGAATTCTTCTAGAACATGTTAACTGAAAATTGAGACCTATACCACCGTAGTAAATGGTAATGATGAAATACTTTCTGCTTTGTAAGTAGAATTGAAAATCACTGTAATtagtttttcccctttttataaaacccctttctctgccccttgagACACATTGGTTTCCCAAGTTACGAATtcactttcttttgtttgttctagCCACTTAGCTTTTCTTATTACATAcctgtttaatatttaatttctcattaaatgtaaatatggctaattttcctttcagtattCCAAGAAGCCCTCCATTTCTCTCCGTCACAACTTTGATATAGTGCTGTCTAGTGTGTATGACTACATAATTCAAATGccgttttttttaatcaaatagtCCTGGCAAAACAAcctattaatacattttaaatggatcAGAGGCTTATTTCTACAAAGTTAAGATAAATGCTGTAAACACTGTTCTGGAGctaaaatgtaaatggattcTTATGCATAGTTCTGTGGGGAAGGTGGTTCCAGTTTGTaggaaaaatacttagaaatgaacCGATTATAGCCTTTTCAGTCAGTCTTACTTATTGTATATGGAGTCCTTGGGCACATAACCGATTAAGCACTAACTCTATGCCAGTCACTGTGCTAGACTCTGGGTATTCAGTGGTGATCAGAACAGATAAGGTAATTCTGCCCTCGGCCATTTCTGCTGCAACCGTGGAGCTCCTGGTATGGGAGCACAGTGACTGGGGAAGAGACCAGAGAGGTGGGCGGGGTCCTGTTTGTCACAGCACGTGGTTGTGGTTAGGCGTTTGGACTTTATTCCGACTTTCATGAGAAGCCATTGCGGGGGAATCCAACTTCGGTTTTATAGGGATTACTGTGGGTGGTGGTGGAAAACAGTTGGTGGGTATGAGGATAAGCAGAGAACCCAGTTAGGGAGTTTATTGTAATCCAGGCAAGGTATGATTGTGGCTTAGATCGGACTAGGGCTCAAGAGCTAGAAAGAAGTAGATTGACACCCACTGTGGAAGAATTAACTACGTGGGGTGGATGGGATGTGGGGGTCGGGGATTGACGGGGGCAAAGGCGGGTCAAGGATGTTTCCTACATCTCTGACTTGAACAGCTGGGGAGCGGGAAATTCTGTGTCCTGAGATGATGACTATGGAAGCAGAATTAGAAGGGATGATCCAGTGTTCAGCAGGGGGGCAGGTTGACCATGTGGGGAAAGACGGgtttgaggtggggggagtgcAGGGACTAGCCTGCTCTTCCTTGGGCTGTGGTAACTGCTTTATGGTCTGGGTACAAGTTAGAATAAACAAATCACTTCCCAAACCAAACACGCTGAACTGGTTTCCAGCTTATAGACGAGTTGCTGTAACCCATCATGCCTCTGTGGTCTGTTACAGTTCCTCAGTCTGAAGATTTTTATGTATTAGATGAGCAGGAGAAAACAACATTCATTTATGGTCAGTGCTCACTTACTGTGATCTCTTCCCTTTGGTATTCCTCGAACTGTGCCTGCCTGGCCCAGAAGGTCAGGTTATAGATTTGATCTTCACACGGACCATGTGGATTTTCTGTTACCATGTTACAGGCTGCATCCCTTACTTCGTAAGGCTGACTCGATAGCTTTATGCGGAAGGAAAGTGGGCCATAGAGTTGGTATGAAATATGCCCATTTATCTTTGCTACATAAAACCCCTGACTTCTAATTCTACCCACACTGGTATTCTAGAGGCCTTTATTTGGAAATGTAGGACTCAAATATATATTCTGCACATCTCACATCGGCTATGGTTATAATCTGCCTTCGCATTAAGTATACGTTTGTTGCGGGTGTGAACCACACCATTTTAGTCATCCTTTGATTTTCTACagccaatatttttatttctttcagcaaataGAAACGGATTATGTAGAGGCTGAGATTATAAGTGTTGCGTCCTTTGCTGTACCTCTACTGCCTGGCATAGAGACTGGCATGCTTTTGGCACTTGATGTTTATTAAATCAATGAGGGACAGAAGAAATGGCTAAGTAGACATTTTGTGAGAAGGAGGGGTAATTCAGTTTTCAGAAACCAAGAGATCAGACAGGCTGTATTCTTCCTGTAAGATTATGATCCTGAAACGTACTGAAAAATCCAGGCTGCAGAATATAAATTTAGGGAATCAAAATGACAGAAAGGATTTTAGAAACCATGAGAGTGGAGTTCCATGAGCATGTGCAAAAGAGAGCAAGgatagaggaaaagggaaaagcagaggaagggggatTGGAAGGAGGGGTGGCGGTACAGGAGAGCACAGCGTCCAGGAGGCAGGAGGCGTCACCAGCTGGAGATGGTGGTGAGAAGGGACACGGATGGAAAGGGACCTTTGGATTTGGGCAGAAGTCAAGCAAGTGTAATATGAGCCTGAGCGCACAGTGTGATATGAGATTGGGGAAATTCCATTGTCTTTTTGTTCATATTCCTCATCACTAATGATTCCAGTCAAGGagtcaaggggggggggggattttctttctttttttttaaatttttattctttatttttatttttctaatatttattctttattttatttttattttttatacttttattattattattattattattattattattattattattattttgactgagagaaaaagagcaggggaggggcagagagagaaggggacagaggatccacagtgggcctggtgctgacagcagagagcctgatgcagggctcgaactcatgaaccatgagatcataacctgagtcaaagttggatgcctaaccaactgagccacccaggcgccccaagggggaATTTTTCTTAAGCAAAGACATAATTAGTTTTGATTTCCTCCTGTGCACAACCTGGCATCATAGGGCACTCTTTATATTGAGATTGAAGGGTTCGTTTTGTGATTTCTTATAAGCTGATTACTTAATGTTTAAGGCTGTATTTTTCCATTGCTCCTTTTATAGGTATTGAGGtgtgatattaaaattatttagggAATGTTGCAAAAAAAACTCACAGTAGTTGGAGATTTGAAAGTCGACTTGAATGTCAATGTGAAAAATATAGACTGTTTCTCTAAAATAACCCGGGAGCTGATCTTCAGTTGAAATTTTATTAAGTTCTGTAGTTCATGAGAATGGTATTGAACTATGTTAATAAGCCCATAGCAATAAAGAACCTTGGGTTGTGCTAATAATGCgggtatacacatacacacatgcatgcacacaagcgTAATTTTTTCTGGGTCATTTCCTAGAATCCATATGGGAGGAGGATAGGGAGTACATTTGCACCTTATTAAGATGCTACAATTTGCAAAACTTGCCCACATAAGTGGGCTTACCTTACGGTAATAAAAAAATGTGTCTACTGTGTATTCGACATCTGCTGCTTTCCAGACGTATTACAGTAATCCTGGGAAGGAGATATTATCATTCCTAATTTAAAGTGAAGAAAGTAAAGTTCAGAGAGTTTTAAAGTAATTTGCTCTAGGTCACAAAGCTGATAAAGTAGAATTGTACCCATTTTTAGCCCGAAGCCCATGTACCTTCCAACGTTCTGTCTGAATGAGAATCTTTAGGGTATCAGAGTAAGTCATGTATTTGGTTGGGAGCCCAAGAACCTCCATAGAGTAAAAACCACTAGATGAGAACTTTTGCAGCATCCTGGCCCCAACCTGCCTATTTACCCTTATCTGCAactgacatttttcttctttcttcctgttatGATGGACGAGGCTGTTCCCTCCAAGGACTTAAGTTCTTATCTTTTGCGTCTTTAGTCTGTGGCTCTTTCTTTACTAACTTCTTCCCGTAAGCCTAAACTAGTCCCTCACCAAAGGAAATCCCTTCAGTATTGGTGAGTAATTGCTGTGTAACATACCAGTCTAACACTTGGTGAAGTTACAGTATGATTTATTTAGCTCATTGTTCTGTGGGTCAGCAAATTAGGCCGGGCTGTGCTGGATTCACGTCTTGTCTGTGGTCAGCTTTGCTTCAGGGGCATTAGCTGGCTAGTGGTCAGGGCCATAAGGGTGCGTGGAGCTTGTGTCTTCCCTCATCCAGCAGACTAGCCCACACTTGGCCACTTGGTTGCTTCAGGGGGGTTCAAGAGAAAGCAGAAGCCTGTCACTCATCTCGAGGGCTACATTCAGAATTAGTGTCCTTTTGTTTGCGATCTACCAGCCAGAGGAAGTCACAACGCCAGCCCAGGTTCAGGGGGTGGAAGACGTAGTGCTGAACTTGGTGCTCTGTCTTGTTGCTACCTCTATTTTACTCCGTTAAGACCACAGTCCTGTTACCACCTCGAGTCTGGGCTTCCTCTGTCACTGAGCTTAAAATATAGTATGGCAGTTGTTGGCTTACTTCTTAGTAGAAGGTGACCTCCTTAAAGACAGTGACCATTTGAGTCTAGGATTTGGCACATagcaagaaactttaaaaaagcagaagtttTTGTGAAGATAAAGCATCCTAGCAGTTGATAACTGACAATGTGGAGTAGGAGATAGTAAATGATTGCATTTTAAAACCTGCCGGTGGAAGTTGAAAAACTTTggggctaaataaataaataagtaaataaataaaaaataaaaacttttgggCAGACTTTATCGAATATATCAAaattgaatatttctttaaaaaaattaaggtggtAAAGAATCTTGCTCAGCATTCTGAGTAGAAATcgttattaaatatttacatactatcttttaggatttttttttattaggttgCAAGTTTATTTATAAGGAAGACAAGTCATATTTTCATGGCATATTTGTCACAGAAAGCATACCCATCCATTAACTGGTCCATTGGGATTTGGGTGAAATGTTCTGTTTTAGAATGTAAGATGAGGGAGGACATCAGCTAGCATCCTGGATGTTGGTCTGGAAGACATTGATAATAAATGTTTCTGTCAGACAGGAGGTGTGAGatgtatatgcgtatatatatatatatatatatatatatatatatacacacacacatatgtatatttatacatatatatatatatatacacacatatgtacgtatatgtatatataacgtAAGCTCATCTTCAAATGAGTATGTCTTATTGGCGCATTAAGTCTTAATTAGTGGATTTtcatgtgcattttattttatgttttaggtTCAGCTTCCTGTATATCTTCCCAGATGCCTAAAACCTGACCACATTTTCCCATCACTGGGTTGACATCTAACCATGCAGCGGAGATCAAGAGGAATTAATACTGGACTTATTCTGCTCCTTTCTCAAATCTTCCATGTTGGGGTCAACAATATTCCACCTGTCACCCTAGCAACTTTGGCTGTCAACATCTGGTTCTTCTTGAATCCTCTGAAGCCACTGTTGGGCTCCTGCCTTAGCGTGGAGACGTGTTACCAGCAGAAAGACTGGCAGCGCTTACTGCTTTCTCCTTTTCACCATGCAGACGATTGGCATTTGTATTTCAATATGGCATCCATGCTATGGAAAGGAATCAATCTGGAAAGGAGACTGGGAAGTAAATGGTTTGCCTATGTCATCGGCACATTCTCACTACTCACCGGGGTGGTGTACCTGTTGTTGGAATTTGCTCTTGCAGAATTTATGAATGAACCTGGCTTCAGAAGGAACTGTGCTGTAGGTTTCTCAGGTAAGGCAGATAGATTTCTAAAGTAGCATGCATGAAGACAGAGAGGTGTGGCTGTTGCCATTTTATGAAATGTGGGTCCCTATTTGGCAAGGGAACTGAATTCTGAGTGGCTAAAGATTGCCGGGGCTTGGATTGTGGAGAGAAGGATGATTAGAGCACAGGAGGGACATAGATCTTGCTATTAATCTATGTTAATCATTCACTGATTAACTGCCTCATTCACTCTTGGACAATTTGTTTGGACCAGGGTCTGCTCGAAGGTAGTTTTGTTAGGAGATGTAGTTCTAGAAACATGTACTTGCTCCATCATGGTGGGGCCAAGGAGAGACCCGCTGGTGTATCTGTGATAAGGAGTTCTCTAAAACATTGAGTATGCCTCTCAATGACTTCATTAAAATGCACCACACCCTACCATGACATACGTGCCATGTTTTAACAACTATGATAGTCACTCTATATGTATCTCATAGGACTGAAATTGCCATTGGGGCTTAAAGTAGGTGTTCTAAGAATTAGAAtgtgaaggggaggagggaaagagtcCTGCAACAGAAGGAAATCTAACTCTTTTCTCTACCCTCCCTGCCATCCATCCCCCTTCCCTCTAAGATACGTCCTCATGCAACCAGTtgtgggagaagaaaggaaacatgtCCTGCCCTCAACACATCTTTCCGTACAGGTTCAAAATATACACattactgctattttttttttattgagttgaaAAATCACATAGCTTAAAATTAACGATTCtgaagtgaacaattcagtggcatttagtaccatttcaggtattttattcccattttatgggtgaTATATTTTCTAGCATGCTGAAAGTCACCACGACCTTCTGTGTTAAGAAACATCAGAAGAACGATTGCCTTGAACATTTTGAACATTGTCTTTCTACCAAAAGCTGGGTTGACTTGTAAAGAATAGAGTGTGTTTCAAAGCAAGAAGTTGGATATAGTcaaataatcatttttacattcagttcattttctttgtaaatgttgATTGACTCCACATTTGGATTGTTGATATTTGTATGCTCTTtattctcttctaggagttttgtttgctttgaaagTTCTTAACAACCATTATTGCCCTGGAGGCTTTGCCAACGTTTTGGGCTTTCCTGTACCCAACAGATTTGCTTGTTGGGCAGAACTTGTGGCTATTCATTTCATCTCGCCAGGGTAAGTGTTTATTCTCAGAGTATACAAATGAAGAACCTGATGTTCCATGGAGAAAGAATTGCAATAATAATGAGGTAACCAGTGGCTTCTTTACAGCAACGTTGATTCTTTAAGGGCAGCATTGAGCTGACTCATTTTCACATCAgacattcctgagtttgagtcctgtccACTATGAGTCCTGTGACTTTTGGTAAACTTGTCCtatctgagtttcagtttccttgcCCTGGAAGTAAGAATAAGAGAACCTGATATACAGATTGGAAGGATCAACATTAATGTGCATTGATTCTAATAATAGTAATGCAAAAAGGCACATAGAGACCaaataattataaagataaaaatcacaagaTGTGTTGGTTCAGTTGGTCCACAAGATGTGTTAAGCCATTTTTCTTGTGAAGTGCCTTGGTAATAGaactcttaaaacaaaacaaaacaaatagtcCTTACTCACAACTTCTTGGTACTAGAACTCTTTAAACGAAAGACTTTACTCACAACTTTACTCAGTATATAAAATGGATCAACTGTGAATGGTTTAGGGTTGAGAGGAAGCACGGGGCCCCATTCCTTTTGCTTTACCCCCGTGTTGCTGTGGTTGCCTTAGAGGTACCTCCATAGCACCTGAGGGCTCCAAGGAATACAGTTTAAGAACCGCTGATTAAGATGCATCCTTTCCTTTTCAGATGAGGACAAGAAAAGTCAGGAGGTTAAGGTGCTTTTTAAAACAGCTTATGGTAGACACTAGCATAATAAGAGTTAGGACCTCCCGACTCCTGGTCTGGTGATCCTGCCTGGGGTGCTGCGCGTTCCCACTTTGGTTCCTTTCCCTGTTTTTGCTTAGAAAAAGgagggtgaggggcacctgggtggctcagtcagttaagcatctgactcttggtttcggctcgggtcttgaactcacattTCGTgagacagtgtggagcttgcttgggattctctctctctgcccctctcccactccagctctgtccctctctctcaaaatacataaagaaacttaaaaaaaaaaaaaaggagaaaggagagtgaaTTGTGTTATTTTCCCACATCTTCCACCAGT is a genomic window containing:
- the RHBDD1 gene encoding rhomboid-related protein 4 isoform X4 translates to MQRRSRGINTGLILLLSQIFHVGVNNIPPVTLATLAVNIWFFLNPLKPLLGSCLSVETCYQQKDWQRLLLSPFHHADDWHLYFNMASMLWKGINLERRLGSKWFAYVIGTFSLLTGVVYLLLEFALAEFMNEPGFRRNCAVGFSGVLFALKVLNNHYCPGGFANVLGFPVPNRFACWAELVAIHFISPGASFAGHLAGILVGLMYTLGPLKKIMEMCAGNFPSPVHYPGQQYYFNSSGYSRYQDYYPHGMPGYSEEVPRDYDAYTAGLSEEEQLERALRASLWDRGQVSV
- the RHBDD1 gene encoding rhomboid-related protein 4 isoform X1, with amino-acid sequence MQRRSRGINTGLILLLSQIFHVGVNNIPPVTLATLAVNIWFFLNPLKPLLGSCLSVETCYQQKDWQRLLLSPFHHADDWHLYFNMASMLWKGINLERRLGSKWFAYVIGTFSLLTGVVYLLLEFALAEFMNEPGFRRNCAVGFSGVLFALKVLNNHYCPGGFANVLGFPVPNRFACWAELVAIHFISPGASFAGHLAGILVGLMYTLGPLKKIMEMCAGNFPSPVHYPGQQYYFNSSGYSRYQDYYPHGMPGYSEEVPRDYDAYTAGLSEEEQLERALRASLWDRACHQVQLVAGCKAVSFSTSICQPGACVLVKAGNPC
- the RHBDD1 gene encoding rhomboid-related protein 4 isoform X2, producing MQRRSRGINTGLILLLSQIFHVGVNNIPPVTLATLAVNIWFFLNPLKPLLGSCLSVETCYQQKDWQRLLLSPFHHADDWHLYFNMASMLWKGINLERRLGSKWFAYVIGTFSLLTGVVYLLLEFALAEFMNEPGFRRNCAVGFSGVLFALKVLNNHYCPGGFANVLGFPVPNRFACWAELVAIHFISPGASFAGHLAGILVGLMYTLGPLKKIMEMCAGNFPSPVHYPGQQYYFNSSGYSRYQDYYPHGMPGYSEEVPRDYDAYTAGLSEEEQLERALRASLWDRGNSPPGPLPYGFRLSPEEEMRRKRLHRFDSH
- the RHBDD1 gene encoding rhomboid-related protein 4 isoform X3; translation: MQRRSRGINTGLILLLSQIFHVGVNNIPPVTLATLAVNIWFFLNPLKPLLGSCLSVETCYQQKDWQRLLLSPFHHADDWHLYFNMASMLWKGINLERRLGSKWFAYVIGTFSLLTGVVYLLLEFALAEFMNEPGFRRNCAVGFSGVLFALKVLNNHYCPGGFANVLGFPVPNRFACWAELVAIHFISPGASFAGHLAGILVGLMYTLGPLKKIMEMCAGNFPSPVHYPGQQYYFNSSGYSRYQDYYPHGMPGYSEEVPRDYDAYTAGLSEEEQLERALRASLWDRGWSMRHPASYSS